In Melopsittacus undulatus isolate bMelUnd1 chromosome 6, bMelUnd1.mat.Z, whole genome shotgun sequence, the following proteins share a genomic window:
- the INSL5 gene encoding insulin-like peptide INSL5, protein MKGTVLALASLALLITAQEGKGEGNSMRLCGRDFVRAIVFTCGGSRWKRHLADYQYLFESENPLPLSQESNGYADPSMYADQSLETDSEEIHSVKPETEQDLQHSRKTFMLQKREVAKLLTTSCCSIGCSERDISTLC, encoded by the exons ATGAAGGGCACAGTGCTAGCACTGGCCTCTCTTGCACTCCTGATCACAGCACAGGAAGGCAAAGGTGAAGGGAACAGCATGAGGCTCTGTGGGAGAGACTTTGTCAGAGCCATAGTCTTCACCTGCGGCGGCTCTCGATGGAAAAGGCACTTGGCTGATTATCAGTACCTGTTTG AGAGTGAAAATCCCCTGCCTCTCTCACAAGAGAGCAACGGCTATGCTGACCCCTCGATGTACGCAGACCAGAGTCTGGAGACCGACAGCGAAGAAATCCACAGTGTCAAGCCTGAGACAGAGCAGGACTTGCAGCACTCCAGGAAAACATTTATGCTGCAAAAGCGTGAGGTAGCTAAGCTGCTCAccacatcctgctgcagcatcGGCTGCAGTGAGAGGGATATCAGCACCCtgtgctga